AAGCCGGGAAATCAACCCAGTCAAGCCCAACGTAACGGGAATCTATGGGATATCCGAGCGTTAGCGTCACTCAACGATTTGACTGAGGTTAATCTTAGTAGTTTTTCGATAAACGATATTTCCGCCTTGGCACACAAGGCTCAACTCAAAGCGGCTATTTTGGATCATAATCAAATTGCGGACATCTCACCGTTGGCGACGGATCATCAGTTGAACTTTAAGACGCCAACGTCCGTTAACGTGGGAAACCAGCATATCCTCCTAACGCCGGTAACGCTCCCTAAGGAGGTATCGACCAGTAACTTAGGCTATACGACCCCCTCATTTATTATCAAAAACCAACAAGCACAGAATTTACCAATAACGGGCTTGGATTCGAAAACTGCCGGGGTCTACCTCAATAGTTTTCCGACGACGGGGGCGGTGGGAAATGCCAATGCCAACACGCTCACCTGGTTTCACCTTCAGCCGGATTCAACGACGGACTATGGGAATTTAACCGCGTCGTGGTCGGATCCTGACTGTGACTTTTCGGGAATTATCATTCAACCCTATGCGTTAGCCGATCAAGTGGGGACCGTCACCGTTCAGACCCAAGCTCTGCAGGCCGATGGGCGGCAATTGAACCTAGGGCCGACAGCCTTGATTTCGGGAACCGTGGGAACCACTATCGATTTGAATGATAATGCGGCTACATTGAATTTGTTGCAAGAACAAACGGCGAAGGGGTATCGCCTCGCGATGTTTTTGGATGGGACCGGTCAGTACAGCGATCTCTTGGCGGGGAACGGTAAAACCCATAAGCTAAACAATTTCCAATTCGTGTTGACGACTCACTCCCAGCACCTCACGATGCTATTTTACCGGGACGTTGCACCGTGGAACGTGGACATTCATTATGTTTGGGAGACGCCGGATCATCAGTTGGTGCCGATTACAGATCCTGATGGTCACGCGTTAGAGGAGCGGGTTCAGGACTTAGCGGCCCCGGTCCGGTCTTTGGCGACATACCAAAAAAGCTTTCCGGATTACGTGTATCAGGGGGCCGAAATTAGTCAAAATGATCGGGATTGGCAACCACTGCCCAGCCTAGCACAGGTTTCGTTTCTGGGGGACCAGCAGGAGATTCGGCTGATTTACCATCCAGTCAACCGGGCGACGGTGACCATCCAGAACATGACGACCGGCAAAACCTTACAAACGTTGACTTATACGCAGGATGCTAGCTTGCGGGGCGCATGGGGCACCACCAGTGAGTTTACGAGTGCGCCCTACCTGACGGCGCTGGTGAAGCGGGGCTACCGGGTGATTCAAGATCCAACCAAGACCATTAAATTTGCCGCACAGGCGGCACCGGTGGTTAACTACGTCATCTTGGTTGCCCAGTCACAAACGGCGCAATTGAAAACCCAACAAGAAGTTATCCACTATCTTGATCATAACCAGCACCCCGTAGCACCGACTAAGATCCAAACCATGACCTTTCTGTGGGTGACTAATCAAGTGACAAAGGCCGTGACGATTTATCAACACGCTGGTACGGTGGCGCTTCCCGAGTTGACGGCAGCGGGTCATCCTCAGGGGACGGGATGGCGGTTGGCGACACTAACCCAAAGTTTTGAGTTTCCGGCGGTGGAAAATCCGCAAGTGGCGGGGCAACGCGTGGTGGCCACGACGGCAGTTGATCAGGACCTGACGCAGACCCCGGCGTTAGCAACCACGGCTAATGCCGCCGACATTGTCATCACGGTGACTTACGCCCTACAGGCGACCCCGCAGCCACAACCGGTGCAACCCACGGCACCCGGAGTCTCGGTGGTAACCCCCACACCGGAGCCACCGGTGATCCACACGGCGATTGGCGACGATCAAATTCACCATCCAGAGCGGCCGGAGAGCCAACAGAATGGCGTTGTTGAACCGTTGATTACGGGGACGATCCCCGTACATTCGTCCCCGGACCTCCAGACGCGACCGATCGTGAAGTCCCGGCCAGCTCGGCGGCTAGCAGGGCAGTCGCCAGCAAGGACGCCACAGTTACCGGCCGAACCCCAGGGGCAACTGCCGCAGACCAACGAGAGGTCGGCTAATTTTTATCAGCTGCTAGGTTTGTCCATCCTGAGCGGGTGTTTAGGGTTGATGGGAATCTTTAAACACCGACGGTAATTGCCATCGGACAACGATTTCATTAAAAAAACTAGCACTAATCATGGCATCACGATTAGTACTAGTTTTTAATTGCGCTGAACGGGAAAATTATCGTCGGCCCCGGCCGCCCGGGCGCCGATTCAACTGATACGTGGCCGGATCGGCGTAATCGTCCATTTGGCGCCGAGCCCGGTGGCCCGTGGCGTGCTTGCGTTCGGCCCATTCCTTGGCAGCCCGCTTCTGGGCGTGTTCCCGGTGCAGGACCTTCTTACTCTTAGGCTTGGGTCCTTTGGCTTTACGTTCGCGGTTCTTCTTGGTCACGGCCTTCTTGTGTTCGACCAGCATGGCCGCATCGGCTTCTTTTTGCGTGAGGATTCCGTTTTTCACGCTGCGCGCGTAACGGTCCCAGATCTCGTCACCGACCTTGGCTTTAAATTTCTTGCGCCGAATTTTGGCACGGGTGGCCTCGTCGGGTTGATTCGTGTTAGGCATGGTTATTGCTCTCCTTTAGTCGTCTAGATGCCTTAGTTTACCACAAACCCGGTTGGGGGCCGAGTCCCAGTTGGTCCCTAACCCTCAAGGGACCCCGCAGTTAAGGAGCTCACATACCAAAGAAACCCCTTTCGCTAATTCTTATGTTTGAAAATGGTTTATCCTATTTAGTAACTAAAGGACGTGAGGGGGACGTTACTTTGAAGAAACCAAGTAGTCAACAGTTAGCCCAGACCTTAGTCAAGCTGCAGTACGGTCAGATGGTGGCGGGCAACGTACAGAACGCCTGCGCGACCACCATGGCCGTGTGTCGTTTGATCCAACCGGCGTTGCGGCAGCTTACACCGCCCGACAGCTATTACGAGTTAACGCCGGAACAAATGCGCCAACAGCTGGGGGACCGGGACCGGTTACTAGCCCAGATAGAGGAAATCATGAAGTTGTTAGACGATAAGGTCACCGATATCGACGAACTCACCGGTAACGTGGCCGACATCTTAGACGGAGCGGTCAGTTATCTGAGCGCTACCGCAGTACCAGCACGAATAGAAGAAGGCGGCATCGAGTGATGATGCGAAGCGTAGGGACCTCAGCGGTGCCTCGTTGGTAAGCCTAAACGTTAAAATGACCATGATTCCCAATTGCGGAACCATGGTCATTTTGACGGTTAGACCCAATCTTCCTGGGAATGTCGCTCCCTCAGGTTAATACCCGCGTAACGGGTCGGCGATATTTTGAACCAGGGTACCGTCTTGCAGGTAGCTGGTCAGGTTCTTGCGGAAGATTTCAAAGGTGCGCGTCAGGTTGTTATCCGAAAAGCCGGTTTGGTGCGGCGTCAACAACACGTTCGGGAAGTCCCACAGCTTGGCGTCCTTAGGGAAAGGTTCGGTCTCGAAAACGTCTAAGGCGGCGTGCAAGACTTCCTGATAGAGCAGGGCGTCTTCGAGGGCGGCTAAGTCCACGGCCGTTCCGCGACCCACGTTCACGAAGATCCGCAGGCCGTTTAACTGCTTGAAGAAGGCGGCGTTAAAGTAGTGGTTGGTTTCCGGTGTGGCGGGCATCGCGTTAATCACGATATCGGCGTCACCCAGAACGGTGGCATCTTCGGCCAGGCTGACCGTCTTGGCAAAGCCGTCGACGGGGTGGCCACTGCGGTTCACCCCGATGGGCGCATTATCGAACCCGTTTAAGCGCTTAGCCATGGCTTGCCCGATGCTCCCGGTTCCGTAGATGACCACGGTCTGGTCGCTTAAGTTGTGCAGGTCGGGTCTGGCCGGTTGAATCCAGAAGTGGCCGGCCTGGTTCTTGACGGCTTCGTTAAAGCCGCGCAGGAAGTAGAGCAGGTAGCCCATGGTGGATTCGGCGATTGCGTCGGAGAAGACGCCACTGGAATTGGTCAGTTTGATGTGGTGATCACGGATCAGGTCCAACGGTAGGTAGTCGATGCCGGCGCTGAGCGTTTGCAACCAGTGAATTTGGTTATGCTCATCGTTGATCACGGCGGGCCCTAAATCGTCATCCCAGCCGTAAAGAATCGTGACGGGCGCGCCGCCGGGTTGGTAGTCGGCCGCCGTGACTACGTCTAGGCCGTCCGCTCTTAGGGCGGCGAGGTGGTCGGCGGTTAGGGATTGTAACGCAAGTATTCGTTCTGTCATCGCAAAAATCCTCCTAAGTGAAGCACAATAATGAGACGGCGGGGATCGGTGAGCGGGGCTGCTCGCGCCCACCAGTTGGGAGTCACGGGTAGCCGACTTAACTAACTCAAGCCGTCGTCAAGGTATACATTTATTTTAGCACGGAAGGTTTCGATAAGCTGCAAGAAATCGTTACCATTTGTCGGGATTTGACTGGGACACATTTCTAGATGTGTTACCAAGGTGAACGAACAAAATAACGTGGAAACGCTCACAAAAATCACCTTTTGAGCAAATAATCATCGTGAATCATTGAATAATGGCTTATCACTCGATATAATGAAGACAAGTTAGCAATTATTTGTTCACACACATGACGTTTGGGGAGGTTAGAAAAATGATCAATCTTGGTCTAGACATACTTGGTTTAGCCAGATTCCAATTTGGGATGACCACGGTCTTCCATTTCTTCTTCGTACCATTTTCCATTGGACTCGCGTTCGTGGTGGCAGTGATGGAAACCATGTACGCCGTCAAGGGCGACAAAGACTACAAGAAGATGGCCCAGTTCTGGGGCAAAATGTTCCTGTATAGCTTCGCCGTCGGGGTGGTCACGGGGATCATCCAGGAATTCCAATTTGGGATGAACTGGTCGGAATACTCGCGGTTCATGGGGGACATCTTCGGGGCGCCGTTAGCCATCGAAGCGCTCGCTGCGTTCTTCATGGAATCCACATTCATCGGGATGTGGATGTTCACCTGGGATCGGTTTAACAAATGGGTGCACGTGCTCTTTATTTGGCTAGTTATGTTCGGTTCTTCATTATCAGCCCTATGGATTTTGGCGGCCAACAGCTTTATGCAAAACCCGTTGGGGTACATCATCAATAAGCAGACCGGCCACGTTCAAATGACGGACTTCGGGGCCATCGTCGGCAACCCGCAGCTGTGGAACGAATTTCCGCACGTGATTTTCGGGTCCTTCGTGACCGCCGCTTTCGTCATTGCGGGCTGTGCCGCTTGGCGCTTACTGAAGAAGGATCACGTGACCTTCTACCGCAAGTCATTGCAGGTCGCGTTGGTCATCGGCTTAATCTTCTCGTTAGGTTCCATTGCTAGTGGGGACACGCAGATGCGTTACCTACTGAACAACCAACCCATGAAGGTTGGGGCCATGGAAGGGATTTACAAGAATTCCACGGAAAAGGGGGAATGGACGGCCGTGGCGGGCTTCGATACCAAGGCCCACAAGACCACCTGGTCCGTTGACATTCCGTATGTGCTGAACTTATTAAGTTATCATAAATTAACCGGGACGGTTACCGGGATGAATCAGGCCAACAAGGAGTTGCACGCGAAGTACGATAAGAAGTTTGGCAGCGACATCAACTATTACGTCCCAACCAAGACGCTATTCTGGAGCTTCCGGATCATGTCCGGGGCCAGCGCCTTGTTCGCCTTACTGGCCATCGTGGGACTTATCTTTAACCGCAAGAAGTCGCAGGCCATCTTGAAGCAGAAGTGGTTCTTATACATCATGGGGTTGTGCCTGTGGTTACCGTTTATCGTCAATACCTGTGGGTGGTTCATCACCGAATTCGGGCGTTACCCGTGGGTGGTTTACGGGTTACTCACGATTGCAGATGCGGTCTCGCCGAACGTTTCGGTGGCGTCATTACTCACGTCGAACATTGTCTACTTCCTGATGTTTGCGGGCATGGGTGTCGTGATGGTCGTCTTGTGTCACCGGACCTTAAAGGCCGGGCCGGACGCGGAAAATACCGACGGGTACTCGGCTTCTGACGTAGACATCGATCCTTACTCGAAGGGGGCGTTCAACCATGACTAATCTACAATTACTCTGGTTTATTCTGATTGGCGTCTTGTTCAGTGGGTTCTTCTTCCTCGAAGGGTTCGACTTCGGGGTCGGGATGCTGATCAAGAGCTTTGCCCGCAACGATGCGGAACGCGACGTGGTGATTCGCACCATCGGCCCACACTGGGACGGTAACGAAGTCTGGTTGATTACCGCCGGCGGGGCGATGTTCGCGTCTTTCCCGATGTGGTACGCGACGTTGTTCTCCGGTTTCTACCTGGTCTTGTTCCTGATCCTGGCGTGCCTGATTTTTCGGGGGGTCTCCTTCGAATTTCGGGCCAACATGGAAACGGAACGCTGGAAAACCTTCTGGGAATGGGCCGGCACCATTGGCTCGGGCTGTGCGGCCTTCCTGTTCGGGATGCTGTTTACGGCCATGATCAAGGGGATGCCAATCGATAAAAACGGCGATATGACCGCCCACTTTACCGATTACGTCAACCTGTTCTCCATCGTGGGTGGGGTCGCCGTCACGGTGCTCTGCCTGGTTCACGGGTTGAACTTCATCCGTTTGAAGACGTCCGGTGAGTTACGCGACCGCGCGCGGGATTGGAATAAGATTCTCTACCCCGTCTTATTCGCGGGGGAAGTGGTCTTCGCCATCCTGCTGTTCTTCTCGACGGATTTCTTCGCCAAGAAGCCACTCTCCACGACGCTGATTGTGGTCTTCCTGGTGATTGTCACGGCCCTAGCTTACTGGGGTGTCCTGGGCAATCACGAATGGCTCTCATTTGTCGGTAGTGGGCTGTCACTGATTAGCGTGGTGGTCCTGATCTTCAACGGGTTGTTCCCGCGGGTCATGGTCGCCAACAATCCGGCGTACTCACTGCTGATCAAGAACTCGTCGAACTCGCCGTACACGCTGCACCTGATGACGATTCTGACGTTCTCCATCCTGCCAATCGTGTTGGTCTACTTCATCTGGAGCTACTGGGTCTTCTACAAGCGGCTGGCTTCACCGAAGCAAAACGCTTAAAGCTACGCTAGATGTGAGTTTTCGCCTCCAGGCTGGACACTGGTCGTTGTTGGTGAAGATGGATTAGATTATTTAAACTGAATTGAGCTGGTGTCGTCGCTTAAGTGGCGATACCCCAAGAACCGCCTGCCGGTGTTGTGCATCGGTGGGCGGTTCTTTTGATATTCAGGTGGTTTTAGGACTTAGCACACTAGGGACGCATATATTTTTCGGCGGTCACCATACTCGTCAAAGCGAAATGAAAGCAGTATCATAAATGGTATAAGCAGCGGATAGTGTGGCATTAGTGGTCGTTATCTGAGAAACGATGATGGGGCATTAAAATGGTTAAATAATGGTTTTGACGGTCATCAAATAACGGGCAACATAGAAGCCCAATAGGGATACATACAAAAGTGATTCGGGTAATACCACTATAGATGATGTTGCCAGTCAGACTATCGTAGCCTTCTTGCATCTATATACAGCCCGGAGACGAGCAGGGGCTCAGCCAGCGAAATTCTGGTTAGTCGGCGTTTTGGGCCGACTTACCAGAAGGCCGAGTTTGAAGACCCACGGGTTTTGTGGGGCTTCAAATCGTGCCCGCAAGCGTTCCAGCCCCTGAGCGCCGGAGGGCGATCAGTTTAGGCCTCATGAAGCATTATCCGCTAAGCAGAACTTGTATTGGGGGGATTTCATTGATTGATCAACGTGTGTTTCAATTTCCGGGAGTGCGTAAAGTCATTATCTGGCAGCTCCTGTTGACCCTGATTCAAGCGGGGTTAATTATCTTACAGGCTAAGTACCTGGCGGTGGCCATTGTCAACCTGTGGCAACTCAAGGGTGTCGGGACCATCGGCGCGCCGCTGGCCATCTTCGCGGTGGCCTTTCTGGGCCGCCACCTGGTCACCGTGCTAAAGAACTGGCTGACCTACCCGTTCGTGGCGGGCACCACCAAGCGGTTGCGGAAGCAATTCATGGCGAAGCTCTTCGACTTGGGCCCCAGTGTCGTGGCCCAAGAGGGGACCGGGAACGTGGTCACCATGGCTCTGGAGGGGATCGACAAGATTCAGACCTACCTGATGATGATCATCGGTAAGGTCTTGGACCTGGCGATTACCCCCTGGCTGATTCTGATCTATATCGCGTTTATACAATGGAAGGAAGCGCTTTTTCTTCTGGCGATTTATCCCCTGATTATCCTGTTCATGATCATCTTGGGACTGGCGGCGCAGGCCAAGGCCGACCGGCAGTACGCGGGGTATCAGCGGCTATCCAACCACTTCGTTGACACCTTACGGGGCCTGCCGACGTTGAAACAACTGGGGTTAAACGAACAATACGCCGGCAACGTCTACGAAGTCAGTGAAGACTACCGGAAGAAGACCATGGCGACGCTGACCATCGCGATGACCTCGACGTTTGCGCTGGACTTCTTCACCACCTTGTCGATTGCCATCATTGCGGTGTTTCTGGGCTTCGGCCTGATGGATAATACCATCCAACTGTTACCCGCGCTGATTATCTTGACGCTGGCGCCGGACTATTTTGCACCGATTCGCAACTTTGCCAACGACTATCACGCGACGTTAAACGGGAAGAATGCGTTAACGGCGGTCTTGGATATCCTCCACCGGGACACCCCCAGCGATCGGGAAACGTTACCGGCCCGGACGCCGGCGTGGACGGCCGACGACGAGTTACACCTCCAACACGTCAACGTGGGGTACGACGCCGACCACGCCACGCTAAAGGACGTGACCTTAAACGTCAAGGGGTTCCAGAAGGTCGGCCTCATCGGGGCGTCGGGCTCCGGCAAGTCGACCCTGATTAACACACTAAGCGGCTTTCTGAGTCCGCAAGCCGGCCAGATCACCGTACGCGGGACCCAGGTGCCGCACCTGGATCAGGCCGCCTGGCAGCGGAGCTTCGTCTACATTCCCCAGGCGCCGTACCTGTTCCACGCCAGTCTACGCGCCAACATCGCCTTCTACACGCCGGATGCCAGTGACGCCGCCGTGGCCCAAGCCGCCAAGCGGGCCGGGCTGACCGACTGGATCGCCACGTTACCGGACGGGCTGGCGACGCAGATTGGTGAAGGCTCCCGGGGGGTCTCCGGGGGACAGGCTCAGCGGATTGCGCTGGCCCGGGCTTTTCTGGATGACTCGCGGCGCATCTTGCTGTTCGACGAACCCACGGCGCACCTGGATATCGAAACCGAGATTGAACTGAAACAAACCATGCTGCCGGTTTTTGACCACCACCTGGTCTTCTTTGCCACCCACCGGCTACACTGGATGAACGAGATGGACTATATCGTGGTTCTCGACCACGGGCGCGTGGTAGAACAGGGTACCCCAGCCGAGCTGCAGGCACAAAACGGGGCCTATGTCCGGCTGCGGGCCGAAATGGAAGGGGATGAACCGGCATGAAGGGGTTCTGGAAAACGTTTGAACACGACCACTGGGTGATGCCGTACCTGAAGCGGTATAAGGGACTCTTGGCGCTGGTCCTCTTCCTGGGCTTCATGACCTTCTTCTGTGGGGGCGCGCTGATGTTTAACTCCGGCTACCTGATCAGTAAGGCGGCCACCCACCCCTATAACATTCTGATGATCTACGTGCCGATCGTCCTGGCCCGGGCCTTCGGGATTGGCCGGCCGGCGTTTCGCTACGCCGAACGGCTGACCAGCCATAACTGGGTGCTACGGATCGTGTCGGACTTTCGAAAACGCCTCTATCAGGCGGTGGAGAAGCAGGCCGTGGCGATTCGCCAAACGCACCAAACGGGGGATGTCTTGAGCATCCTGGCCGAGGACATCGACCACATCGAAAACCTCTACCTGCGCACGGTCTTTCCGTTGGTGATTGGCTGGCTGTTGTACCTGTTCGTGGTCATCGGCATTGGCTACTTTAACTGGGCGTTCGGCCTGTTGATGTTACTGTTGTTGGGGGTTATCGTGATCCTGATGCCGTTACTGTCGGTGGCGGTCAACGGCCAGCGTGAGTTCCAGGCGCGTCAGGTGCAGCGGACCTTCTATACCAAGCTGACGGATTCCGTGTTGGGCTTGGGTGACTGGTTGATTTCCGGGCGCCGGCAGGCCTTTTTGGCCCAGCAGGACGCGCCCATCGACGAGATTGCGACCCTGCGGCGCAGCGACCACTACTTCCAGTGGTGGCGTAACCTGGCAATTCAGGTGATCTTTGGCGCCGCGGTCATCCTCCTGGTCTGGTGGGCCGGCTTGATGTTCACCCACGACCAGGTGCAGGCCAACTGGGTCGCGGCCTTCGGGTTGGCACTCTTTCCGACGGTCGAACCCTTCGCGGACATGAGCCAGGGGGTCAGCGAGTGGCCGGTCTACCGCGATTCGATCAACCGGGTCAACCGGCTGGACGAACACGAACCGGTCAAGGCCCCGCAAACCACGGTGGGGGATTTTGAGACACTGACCATCGACCACGTGCAGTTCACCTATCCGGGGGCCCAACGCCAGGTAATTAATGATCTATCATTGACCCTGAAACCGGGCGAAAAATTGGCCTTGCTGGGACCCAGCGGGACCGGGAAGAGTACCTTATTGAAATTGATCTTGGGCGACGAAACGCCGACTCAGGGTCAGGTCACGGTTAACGGTGTGCCGGTCGCGCAGTTGCAGGACCAACGGGCTCAGCTCTTCGGGGTGTTGGACCAGCAACCCTACCTGTTCAATACCACGGTACTGAATAACGTGCGGCTAGGGAACCTTAACGCCACGGATGAGGATGTTCGCCGGGTGATCAAGGCCGTCGAACTCGACGACTTGATTGCCAATTTGCCGGACGGCTATAACACGCAGGTCCAGGAGGCGGGGAGTCGCTTCTCCGGGGGTGAACGCCAACGGTTGTCGCTAGCGCGGATCCTGTTGCAGGATACGTCGGTGATTATCCTAGACGAACCCACGGTCAGCTTGGACCCAATTACGGAACAACACCTGCTAGACACGGTCTTTGACGTCCTGCAGGATAAAACGATTATTTGGGTGACCCACCACCTGACGGGGATCCAGCACGTCGACCAGGTCCGTTTTATTGAAAACGGGCGCTTCGATATGCAGGGGACCCCGCAGGAGCTGTATCGCGATAACGCGCGTTTCCGGGCGTTATACGATTTGGACCGGGGCCATTAGCCTTAGACAAGGGGTGTCAATTCACGGATTGAGCGTGAGTTGACACCCCTTGTCTGTGGGCTTTTTTAAAGGAAAACGACCGGGAAAGTTACCGTGGCGAGCGCGATTTAAGTGTGGTAGAGTTAGGAACGTGATTAAACAAATTGCACCAATAATTAGTTGAATCTATTGTAACGAACACTAAAACGTAATTGGTCCTTGATAATTGTAATGGGGTCAATTAAAATGTTTGAGGGCAATTGCCGGATTAATGGTTTTTCAAAACGCTTTC
Above is a window of Levilactobacillus zymae DNA encoding:
- the cydC gene encoding thiol reductant ABC exporter subunit CydC, whose amino-acid sequence is MKGFWKTFEHDHWVMPYLKRYKGLLALVLFLGFMTFFCGGALMFNSGYLISKAATHPYNILMIYVPIVLARAFGIGRPAFRYAERLTSHNWVLRIVSDFRKRLYQAVEKQAVAIRQTHQTGDVLSILAEDIDHIENLYLRTVFPLVIGWLLYLFVVIGIGYFNWAFGLLMLLLLGVIVILMPLLSVAVNGQREFQARQVQRTFYTKLTDSVLGLGDWLISGRRQAFLAQQDAPIDEIATLRRSDHYFQWWRNLAIQVIFGAAVILLVWWAGLMFTHDQVQANWVAAFGLALFPTVEPFADMSQGVSEWPVYRDSINRVNRLDEHEPVKAPQTTVGDFETLTIDHVQFTYPGAQRQVINDLSLTLKPGEKLALLGPSGTGKSTLLKLILGDETPTQGQVTVNGVPVAQLQDQRAQLFGVLDQQPYLFNTTVLNNVRLGNLNATDEDVRRVIKAVELDDLIANLPDGYNTQVQEAGSRFSGGERQRLSLARILLQDTSVIILDEPTVSLDPITEQHLLDTVFDVLQDKTIIWVTHHLTGIQHVDQVRFIENGRFDMQGTPQELYRDNARFRALYDLDRGH
- the cydB gene encoding cytochrome d ubiquinol oxidase subunit II; this translates as MTNLQLLWFILIGVLFSGFFFLEGFDFGVGMLIKSFARNDAERDVVIRTIGPHWDGNEVWLITAGGAMFASFPMWYATLFSGFYLVLFLILACLIFRGVSFEFRANMETERWKTFWEWAGTIGSGCAAFLFGMLFTAMIKGMPIDKNGDMTAHFTDYVNLFSIVGGVAVTVLCLVHGLNFIRLKTSGELRDRARDWNKILYPVLFAGEVVFAILLFFSTDFFAKKPLSTTLIVVFLVIVTALAYWGVLGNHEWLSFVGSGLSLISVVVLIFNGLFPRVMVANNPAYSLLIKNSSNSPYTLHLMTILTFSILPIVLVYFIWSYWVFYKRLASPKQNA
- a CDS encoding LPXTG cell wall anchor domain-containing protein — its product is MHSLEGLQNATHLKTIYLSPDPLVGYNTPDPNKPGNQPSQAQRNGNLWDIRALASLNDLTEVNLSSFSINDISALAHKAQLKAAILDHNQIADISPLATDHQLNFKTPTSVNVGNQHILLTPVTLPKEVSTSNLGYTTPSFIIKNQQAQNLPITGLDSKTAGVYLNSFPTTGAVGNANANTLTWFHLQPDSTTDYGNLTASWSDPDCDFSGIIIQPYALADQVGTVTVQTQALQADGRQLNLGPTALISGTVGTTIDLNDNAATLNLLQEQTAKGYRLAMFLDGTGQYSDLLAGNGKTHKLNNFQFVLTTHSQHLTMLFYRDVAPWNVDIHYVWETPDHQLVPITDPDGHALEERVQDLAAPVRSLATYQKSFPDYVYQGAEISQNDRDWQPLPSLAQVSFLGDQQEIRLIYHPVNRATVTIQNMTTGKTLQTLTYTQDASLRGAWGTTSEFTSAPYLTALVKRGYRVIQDPTKTIKFAAQAAPVVNYVILVAQSQTAQLKTQQEVIHYLDHNQHPVAPTKIQTMTFLWVTNQVTKAVTIYQHAGTVALPELTAAGHPQGTGWRLATLTQSFEFPAVENPQVAGQRVVATTAVDQDLTQTPALATTANAADIVITVTYALQATPQPQPVQPTAPGVSVVTPTPEPPVIHTAIGDDQIHHPERPESQQNGVVEPLITGTIPVHSSPDLQTRPIVKSRPARRLAGQSPARTPQLPAEPQGQLPQTNERSANFYQLLGLSILSGCLGLMGIFKHRR
- the cydD gene encoding thiol reductant ABC exporter subunit CydD gives rise to the protein MIDQRVFQFPGVRKVIIWQLLLTLIQAGLIILQAKYLAVAIVNLWQLKGVGTIGAPLAIFAVAFLGRHLVTVLKNWLTYPFVAGTTKRLRKQFMAKLFDLGPSVVAQEGTGNVVTMALEGIDKIQTYLMMIIGKVLDLAITPWLILIYIAFIQWKEALFLLAIYPLIILFMIILGLAAQAKADRQYAGYQRLSNHFVDTLRGLPTLKQLGLNEQYAGNVYEVSEDYRKKTMATLTIAMTSTFALDFFTTLSIAIIAVFLGFGLMDNTIQLLPALIILTLAPDYFAPIRNFANDYHATLNGKNALTAVLDILHRDTPSDRETLPARTPAWTADDELHLQHVNVGYDADHATLKDVTLNVKGFQKVGLIGASGSGKSTLINTLSGFLSPQAGQITVRGTQVPHLDQAAWQRSFVYIPQAPYLFHASLRANIAFYTPDASDAAVAQAAKRAGLTDWIATLPDGLATQIGEGSRGVSGGQAQRIALARAFLDDSRRILLFDEPTAHLDIETEIELKQTMLPVFDHHLVFFATHRLHWMNEMDYIVVLDHGRVVEQGTPAELQAQNGAYVRLRAEMEGDEPA
- a CDS encoding NAD(P)-dependent oxidoreductase, which codes for MTERILALQSLTADHLAALRADGLDVVTAADYQPGGAPVTILYGWDDDLGPAVINDEHNQIHWLQTLSAGIDYLPLDLIRDHHIKLTNSSGVFSDAIAESTMGYLLYFLRGFNEAVKNQAGHFWIQPARPDLHNLSDQTVVIYGTGSIGQAMAKRLNGFDNAPIGVNRSGHPVDGFAKTVSLAEDATVLGDADIVINAMPATPETNHYFNAAFFKQLNGLRIFVNVGRGTAVDLAALEDALLYQEVLHAALDVFETEPFPKDAKLWDFPNVLLTPHQTGFSDNNLTRTFEIFRKNLTSYLQDGTLVQNIADPLRGY
- a CDS encoding cytochrome ubiquinol oxidase subunit I, which translates into the protein MINLGLDILGLARFQFGMTTVFHFFFVPFSIGLAFVVAVMETMYAVKGDKDYKKMAQFWGKMFLYSFAVGVVTGIIQEFQFGMNWSEYSRFMGDIFGAPLAIEALAAFFMESTFIGMWMFTWDRFNKWVHVLFIWLVMFGSSLSALWILAANSFMQNPLGYIINKQTGHVQMTDFGAIVGNPQLWNEFPHVIFGSFVTAAFVIAGCAAWRLLKKDHVTFYRKSLQVALVIGLIFSLGSIASGDTQMRYLLNNQPMKVGAMEGIYKNSTEKGEWTAVAGFDTKAHKTTWSVDIPYVLNLLSYHKLTGTVTGMNQANKELHAKYDKKFGSDINYYVPTKTLFWSFRIMSGASALFALLAIVGLIFNRKKSQAILKQKWFLYIMGLCLWLPFIVNTCGWFITEFGRYPWVVYGLLTIADAVSPNVSVASLLTSNIVYFLMFAGMGVVMVVLCHRTLKAGPDAENTDGYSASDVDIDPYSKGAFNHD